The nucleotide window GTCGGCAAGCGTGTGGTGGGCGGCCTGCGCCAGCCCGACGAGTTCGTGCGCCATCGCGTGCTCGATCTGGTCGGTGATCTCGCGCTCGCGGGAGCGCCGCTGCTTGCCCACGTCACCGCGCGGAGGCCGACGCATGAAATGAATTACCGGCTGCTCGCCGCGCTGCTGGGCACGCCCGGCGCGTATGAGTGGGTCGAGGCGTACGCGTAATACGCTCGCGCTGAACAAACAAGTTAGATCGGATTACATGGGACTCGGGGAAACACTACGCCAGCAACTGGCGGCCAAAGCGCTGAAGCGCCAACTGGAGCGCGCGACCGATGCGGTCACGACGCCCAGCGGGCCCGACGCGAAGGCGGTGCGGGCCGCACAGACGCTGTCGTCGCGCAGCCGCTTCGAAGCGATGCCGCAATTCCAGCAGGTCAAGCTGATGCGCGAGATGGGCGAGACGCTGCGCGTTGAGTCGCCATTCTTTCGCGTGCACGACGGCATTGCGGGTGCGACGACGCAGATCGGCGGGCGCGAGTATGTGAATTTCGCGAACTATAGCTATCTCGGGCTGGCGGGCGAACCGATGATCGCGGCGCGCGCCAAGGCGGCTATTGACCGGTATGGTACGTCGGCTTCGGCGAGCCGCATCGTTGCGGGGGAGCGGCCCGTGCATCGTGAACTCGAGCGCGCGCTTGCATCGTTCTACGAAACGGATGATTGCGTCGCGTTCGTGAGCGGCCATGCGACCAACGTGACCGTGATCGGTGCGCTCTTTGGTCCCGGCGACCTGATCGTTCATGACGCGCTCGCACACAACAGCATTGTGCAGGGCGCTCAGTTGAGCGGTGCGAAGCGACTTGGTTTCGCGCACAACGACTGGCAGGTACTCGACGAACTGCTTGCGCGCGTGCGCGGCGAGTATCGCAACGTGCTGATCGCGATCGAAGGCCTGTACAGCATGGACGGCGATCTTCCCGACCTGCAGCGCTTTTGCGAAGTAAAGGAGCGTCACGGCGCGTTCCTGCTGGTCGACGAAGCCCATTCGCTGGGTGTGCTCGGTTCGACGGGCAGGGGGATTCGCGAGTACTGCGGTGTGGCGTCCGACCGTGTCGATCTGTGGATGGGCACGATGAGCAAGACGCTTGCTGGCTGCGGCGGTTTTATCGCGGGCTGTCAGCCACTGGCCGACATGCTGCGCCATCTGGCGCCTGGTTTTCTGTACAGCGTGGGTTTGGCGCCGGCGCTTGCCGAAGCTTCGCTCGCGGCGCTGGAATGTCTGATTGCGCAACCCGAGCGTGTTGCGCAACTACAGGCGCGCGGCAGTCAGTTTCTAAGGGAGGCACGCGCGGCCGGGCTCGATACCGGTACGAGCGCGGGCTATGCGGTTGTGCCGGTTATTACGGGCAGTTCGCTTAAGGCCGCGCAGTGGGCGAACGCGCTATTCGAAGAAGGTATTAACGTGCAGCCGATTTTTTATCCCGCCGTTGAGGAGAAAGCGGCGCGCTTGCGGTTTTTCATTTGTTCGACGCATGAGCCGGAGCAGATCAGCCGCACGGTTGCGGCGGTGGCAAGGCTTGCGGGTAATTCGTGACCAGATTTGAGCATTCATGAAGAAGAATTTTTTGGCAGTGTGTATTCCTGCAGCGTTGGTGCTTTCGGGGTGTGGGACGTTTCCGGACTGGATACCGACTTCTGGCGCGAGTCGTCAGCAGGTTCTGGAGCAGCATGACTCGGGGCGCGTTGAGGGCATCCAGGTGGTGGATGTCAACGATGCCTTGGCACGCAAGCTCGCGGACGCCAAGCAGTTGGGGCAGTTCTCGACCAAGTTCGCGAGCACGACGGGAAACAACTACGAGATCGGTCCGGGTGACGTGATCGAGGTGACGATCTGGGAAACGCCGCCCGCGATGCTGTTTGGTTCGACGGCACAGGTTTCGCTGCCGTCGCTCGGCTCGGCGGGGGCGAGCAGCGTCACTCTGCCTACGCAAATGGTCGCCGCCGACGGCACGATCACTATTCCCTTTGCAGGCCGCGTCAGCGTGGCCGGGCGCACGACGGAGCAAATCGAGGCCAGTATCGTCGGCCATCTCAAGGGCAAGGCGAACCAGCCGCAGGTGCTCGTGAGAGTGGCGAAGAACAATGCCTCGAATGTCACGATCGTGGGCGAAGTCAACACCAGTGCGATGATGCCGCTCACGCCGAAGGGCGAGCGGCTGCTGGACGCGTTCGCATTTGCGGGTGGATTCAAGCAGCCGGTTAGCCACATGGCCGTGCAGCTCTCGCGCGGTAATACGACGGCCACCATGCCGCTTGACGCGGTGATTCGTGACCCTAAGCAAAATGTGCTGCTTGAACCGGGCGACGTCGTGACGGCGCTGTTCCAGCCGTTGACGTTCTCGGTACTCGGAGCAACAGGCAAGAACGACGAGATTCCGTTTGAAGCGCAGGGTATTTCGCTGGCGCAGGCGCTGGCTCGCTCGGGCGGCTTGAACGACGGTCGCGCGGACGCACGCGGCGTCTTCGTGTTCCGCTTTGAAGACGCGAAGCTCGTGACCAATACGGATCCGTCGATCAAGGCCAGCAACGGCAAGGTGCCGGTCGTCTATGAGATCAATCTGCGCGATCCGGCGGCATTCTTTGTCACGCAGAATTTCCCGGTTCAGAATCACGACGTTATTTACGTGTCGAATTCGCCTGGCGCGGAGTTCCGGAAATTCCTTACGTATGTCGTCATGGTGGCCGATCCGACGGTGGCCTTTACCCACGATTTCCAGTAAGACGGAATGACGCAAAGAATTCGTACGCCATTTGAGATCACATTCTCGGTTTGGCGCGCAATGTTTTTGCGCGAGGCGCTCGATCGCCTGTTTGAAGCCCGTGCTGCGTGGCTCTGGCTTCTGATCGAGCCAATTATCTACATCGGATTGCATGCATTCGGCTTCGTGACATTCCACATTCACCAGGTCGGTGGAATGGGGGTCAATATGTTCATTGTCGCGGGCTTCATCGGATTCTTGCTCTGGCGTCGTACGTGGACGCAGGTGTTGCATGGAATCGACTCGAATCGGGCTTTTTTTGCTTATCGGCAAGTCAAACCGTTCGATGTCGCGATCGTGCGCGCAACGCTTGAACTATTTCTGATGGTGCCGATCGGCATCGTGATCATGGCACTGGTGATCGTGTCGGGGCACGGCATAACGTTGAGCACACAGAATCCCATCTGGCTTCCGCAGGATCCTTTGCTACTGTTTGCGGCAATTTTTGCGCTGTGGTTATTGGGACTGGGATTCGGGTTGGTCACCTCCGTCGTGATGCGATTCGTGCCCGAAATCGACCATATTTTTAAAATTCTTTATCTGCCGCTGTATTACATGTCGGGGGCATTGCTTCCGCTGTCGTCATTTGTTCCAGAGCCTTATCAGTACATCGCCGTTGCCAATCCAATTGTCGATGGTGTTGAGTTGATGCGGCTGGGCTATTACCCAAATTACATCGCACTCAAAGGTGTGAGCCTTGGCTATGTTTACGCATGGGCTTTGGGGCTGATGCTTCTGGGGCTGATGTTATACAAGCGGTTCTCCAGAAAGCTGGTGATGCGATGATCATTGTGGAAAACGTTCACAAGCGCTACCAGGGCGAGCATGGCGCCGGGAAATGGATATTGAATGGAGTCAATATTACGATCCCCTCGAGGCACAGTGTCGCCTTGATTGGGAGGAATGGCGCCGGTAAATCGACGCTGTTGCGTATCATTGGCGGAATCGATTTTCCGACCAAAGGGCGCGTTCAGCGACGTTGCAAGGTGTCCTGGCCCATGGGTGGAGCAGGCCTGGAAGGGACATTGACTGGCCGGCAAAACGCAAAATTCGTGTGCCGGATTCACGGCCACCAGGATGAACTGGCCGATCGTATTGCCTACATTCAGGACTTTGCTGAACTGGGGGAGTCCTTTGACGAACCCGTGCAGACCTACTCGTCCGGCATGCGCTCGCGCCTCCAGTTTGCGATGTCGTTGGCCTTCAATTTCGAGGTGTACATCTCGGATGAAGTGACCGCGGCGGGCGACGCGAAATTTCGAAAAAAAGCCGCCGAAGCTTTTAAAAACAAGACAGACCAGGCAAGCGTCATCATGGTCTCGCATGACGAAAATACACTTAAACAGTTTTGTCAGTCGGCTATCTGGATCCACAACGGCCAGGCGCACTGGTTCGACGATCTCGAAGATGGCATGAAAGCATATAAGGATAATCTTCTGGCATGAGTGATTCATTGTTGCGCGCTAACTCGGGTGTGATTGCTAGATTGGGCACGTTCTCCGGTCGATGCAAGGAAGCGCTGTTTTCGGTCAAGGCTTTTAGGTTGCTCGTGCGACTGGTTATTGCGTATACGGTTCTGTCCGTTCCGTACTGGTTGTTTTTTGCGTCGGACCGTTATGTTTCCAACGCCATTGTGGTCGTCCAACGGACCGATCAGATCAGTGGTCCACAGGTGAGTTTGCCGCCGAGCATTGCAGGACTCGGCGGTGCCACTGGTCCAAACAGTAGCGATCAATTGCTGCTGACCCAGTATCTCCTATCGTTGGACATGCTGGAGAAATTGGATGCAGCATTCGATTTGCGTTCGCATTACAGCGGGTGGCGGCACGATCCCATTTCTCGCATGCTGTTCAAGAACGAGCCGATTGAATGGTTCTATCAGTATTGGCTCTCGCGTGTCGATATTGAATACGACGAGTACAACGGTGTGATCAATATCCAGGTGCAGGCATACGATGCCAAGACTGCGCGTGAGATCGTCGAGTTCATGATCCACGAGGGTGAGGCACAGATGAACCTGATCAGCCATCGACTCGCTCAGTCTCAGGTTGATTTTCTGACCAATGAAGTCACGGTTACGCACGAACGTCTGCTCGACGACACGCAAACCATGATTGATTTCCAGAATCATCAAGGGCTGGTCGCACCGGAAACAACGGCACAGAGTCTCAATGCCTTGATTGACCATCTCGAAGCGCAGAAAACTGCCGTGCAGATGCAACTCGATTCCTTGCCCTCGACGTTGAACGCTAATCAGCCCGTCGTCGTGATGTTGAGGAAAAATCTTGCCGCCATCGAGCAGCAGATTGCGCAAAGACGAGCGGAATTGGCCTCCCCGTCAAAGAAAACGCTGAACTACACGGTCGAGGAGTTCCAGCGCTTGCAGATGCAGGTTGGTTTTGCCACGGATCTATACAAAACGGCGCTGTCCGCATTGGAGCAGGGCCGTATCGATGCAGCCCGTACCTTGAAGATGGTTTCGGTGCTGCAGTCGCCGACGAGGCCAGGTTATCCGGTGGAGCCCGCGCGCTTGTATAGCGCGCTGGTCACCTTGCTCGTCGGACTCGCGGTGGTGGGTGCCTTGAAGCTGACCGAGAGCATCATCCTCGATCACGTCGATTGACCTGCTGAACCGCATCAGCACTCGTAGTGGTTCCTGCTAAGGACAAACTAAATGGTCGGAATGAAAACCCTGATTGTCGTTGGAACACGGCCAGAAGCAATCAAGATGGCGCCGTTGATCGAGTCTTTGAAGAGCGAATCAAAGATTGACGTAAAAGTTTGCGTTTCCGCGCAGCACCGCCGGATGCTGGATTCGATGCTGGCTTTCTTTGGCATTTGTCCTGATTACGATCTCGACATCATGGCGCCGGATCAGACGCTTCTGGGCATGACCAGCAAAGTGCTGACGAGACTGGACGCCGTGCTGGGCGAGGCTCAGCCGGATCTCGTTCTCGTGCAGGGCGATACGTCGACGACACTGGCCTCAGCGCTCTCCGCGCACTATCGGCAGATCTGTGTGGGCCATGTCGAGGCGGGGCTTCGTACGGGCGATCTATCGGCGCCGTGGCCTGAAGAGGCAAACCGCAGGCTCACGAGTGTTTTGGCGAAATATCATTTCGCGCCGACGCCGGATGCCCGAGACAATCTGCTGCGAGAAGGCATCGCCGCCGAGAGAATTCACGTTACCGGCAATACGGTTATCGATTCGCTTTTGAACACGGTGAAGAGATTGAACGAGGATGTCGTGCTTCACGACGAACTAGAGGCGCGCTTTGCTTTCCTGAACCGGAATAAGCGTTTGATTCTCGTCACCGGGCACCGCAGGGAAAACTTTGGTGCTGGCCTCGAGGCCGTTTGTCGTGCATTGGTGGAGATTGCGCAGCGCGGAGACATTGAAATCGTCTATCCGGTTCATCTGAATCCAAACGTGAAGCAGCCGGTTCACCGGCTCCTTGGGAATGTCCCAGGCATATTCTTGATTGAGCCGCAAGACTATCCGTCATTCGTCTATCTCATGAAGAGAGCCGCACTGCTTGTTACG belongs to Paraburkholderia flagellata and includes:
- a CDS encoding aminotransferase class I/II-fold pyridoxal phosphate-dependent enzyme; protein product: MGLGETLRQQLAAKALKRQLERATDAVTTPSGPDAKAVRAAQTLSSRSRFEAMPQFQQVKLMREMGETLRVESPFFRVHDGIAGATTQIGGREYVNFANYSYLGLAGEPMIAARAKAAIDRYGTSASASRIVAGERPVHRELERALASFYETDDCVAFVSGHATNVTVIGALFGPGDLIVHDALAHNSIVQGAQLSGAKRLGFAHNDWQVLDELLARVRGEYRNVLIAIEGLYSMDGDLPDLQRFCEVKERHGAFLLVDEAHSLGVLGSTGRGIREYCGVASDRVDLWMGTMSKTLAGCGGFIAGCQPLADMLRHLAPGFLYSVGLAPALAEASLAALECLIAQPERVAQLQARGSQFLREARAAGLDTGTSAGYAVVPVITGSSLKAAQWANALFEEGINVQPIFYPAVEEKAARLRFFICSTHEPEQISRTVAAVARLAGNS
- a CDS encoding polysaccharide biosynthesis/export family protein; translated protein: MKKNFLAVCIPAALVLSGCGTFPDWIPTSGASRQQVLEQHDSGRVEGIQVVDVNDALARKLADAKQLGQFSTKFASTTGNNYEIGPGDVIEVTIWETPPAMLFGSTAQVSLPSLGSAGASSVTLPTQMVAADGTITIPFAGRVSVAGRTTEQIEASIVGHLKGKANQPQVLVRVAKNNASNVTIVGEVNTSAMMPLTPKGERLLDAFAFAGGFKQPVSHMAVQLSRGNTTATMPLDAVIRDPKQNVLLEPGDVVTALFQPLTFSVLGATGKNDEIPFEAQGISLAQALARSGGLNDGRADARGVFVFRFEDAKLVTNTDPSIKASNGKVPVVYEINLRDPAAFFVTQNFPVQNHDVIYVSNSPGAEFRKFLTYVVMVADPTVAFTHDFQ
- a CDS encoding ABC transporter permease — encoded protein: MTQRIRTPFEITFSVWRAMFLREALDRLFEARAAWLWLLIEPIIYIGLHAFGFVTFHIHQVGGMGVNMFIVAGFIGFLLWRRTWTQVLHGIDSNRAFFAYRQVKPFDVAIVRATLELFLMVPIGIVIMALVIVSGHGITLSTQNPIWLPQDPLLLFAAIFALWLLGLGFGLVTSVVMRFVPEIDHIFKILYLPLYYMSGALLPLSSFVPEPYQYIAVANPIVDGVELMRLGYYPNYIALKGVSLGYVYAWALGLMLLGLMLYKRFSRKLVMR
- a CDS encoding ABC transporter ATP-binding protein encodes the protein MIIVENVHKRYQGEHGAGKWILNGVNITIPSRHSVALIGRNGAGKSTLLRIIGGIDFPTKGRVQRRCKVSWPMGGAGLEGTLTGRQNAKFVCRIHGHQDELADRIAYIQDFAELGESFDEPVQTYSSGMRSRLQFAMSLAFNFEVYISDEVTAAGDAKFRKKAAEAFKNKTDQASVIMVSHDENTLKQFCQSAIWIHNGQAHWFDDLEDGMKAYKDNLLA
- a CDS encoding chain-length determining protein, whose translation is MSDSLLRANSGVIARLGTFSGRCKEALFSVKAFRLLVRLVIAYTVLSVPYWLFFASDRYVSNAIVVVQRTDQISGPQVSLPPSIAGLGGATGPNSSDQLLLTQYLLSLDMLEKLDAAFDLRSHYSGWRHDPISRMLFKNEPIEWFYQYWLSRVDIEYDEYNGVINIQVQAYDAKTAREIVEFMIHEGEAQMNLISHRLAQSQVDFLTNEVTVTHERLLDDTQTMIDFQNHQGLVAPETTAQSLNALIDHLEAQKTAVQMQLDSLPSTLNANQPVVVMLRKNLAAIEQQIAQRRAELASPSKKTLNYTVEEFQRLQMQVGFATDLYKTALSALEQGRIDAARTLKMVSVLQSPTRPGYPVEPARLYSALVTLLVGLAVVGALKLTESIILDHVD
- the wecB gene encoding non-hydrolyzing UDP-N-acetylglucosamine 2-epimerase, whose amino-acid sequence is MKTLIVVGTRPEAIKMAPLIESLKSESKIDVKVCVSAQHRRMLDSMLAFFGICPDYDLDIMAPDQTLLGMTSKVLTRLDAVLGEAQPDLVLVQGDTSTTLASALSAHYRQICVGHVEAGLRTGDLSAPWPEEANRRLTSVLAKYHFAPTPDARDNLLREGIAAERIHVTGNTVIDSLLNTVKRLNEDVVLHDELEARFAFLNRNKRLILVTGHRRENFGAGLEAVCRALVEIAQRGDIEIVYPVHLNPNVKQPVHRLLGNVPGIFLIEPQDYPSFVYLMKRAALLVTDSGGVQEEAPSLGKPILVTRETTERPEAVTAGTVRLVGTDQATIVMEASRLLDDPAAYASMARAGNPYGDGRAAQRIRDILVRAC